A single Halarcobacter anaerophilus DNA region contains:
- a CDS encoding aldehyde dehydrogenase (NADP(+)), whose protein sequence is MSLHGKNFIGNVLSSNGNQSSKIYDINTNEPFEGEFIHATKEEVELALKKANEAFFIYKESSQLQRAEFLETIADEIMNLGDELVVRTIAESNLPRPRIEGERGRTVGQLRMFASLLKEGSWVEATIDEALPERKPLPRNDLRKMLRPIGVVSVFEASNFPLAFACAGGDTASALAAGCPVIVKAHSSHSGTSELIATAIIKAVKKSNMPDGTFSMVHGSGRTVGQQIVLNEIVKAVGFTGSTQGGMKLFELANQRKTPIPVFAEMGSINPCLILPSAVKNSDNMASLYASSITVGVGQFCTNPGLILTIKDENLEIFKEKLSKEINKIAPATMLSHGIQEAYEKGKKEALSQKGITLLGESNIKNTKAEGRPTIASVDAKTFMENPKLHEEIFGPYSLLVECEDLKELSLVIDCLEGQLTATVMGEETEMIKYKEVISSLENRCGRILFNGVPTGVEVCHSMQHGGPFPAATDSRFTSVGTGAIRRFVRPVCFQDCPNSLLPNELKDENPLKILRIVNEKYTRESL, encoded by the coding sequence ATGAGTTTACATGGTAAAAATTTTATCGGTAACGTGTTGTCTTCAAACGGTAATCAAAGTAGTAAAATCTATGATATTAATACGAATGAACCTTTTGAAGGAGAGTTTATACATGCAACAAAAGAGGAAGTTGAATTAGCTTTGAAAAAAGCTAATGAGGCTTTCTTCATATATAAAGAGAGTTCACAATTACAAAGAGCAGAGTTTTTAGAAACAATTGCAGATGAAATTATGAATCTAGGAGATGAATTAGTAGTTAGAACTATTGCAGAATCAAATCTTCCAAGACCTAGAATTGAAGGTGAAAGAGGACGAACAGTAGGGCAGCTAAGAATGTTTGCTTCTCTTTTAAAAGAAGGTTCTTGGGTTGAAGCTACGATAGATGAAGCACTTCCTGAAAGAAAACCCTTACCAAGAAATGATTTAAGAAAAATGTTAAGACCAATAGGAGTTGTTTCAGTATTTGAAGCTAGCAACTTTCCTTTGGCTTTTGCTTGTGCAGGAGGAGATACTGCATCAGCTTTAGCAGCAGGTTGTCCTGTAATCGTAAAAGCTCACTCTTCTCACAGCGGTACTTCGGAACTTATTGCAACAGCTATTATAAAAGCCGTAAAAAAATCTAATATGCCTGACGGAACTTTTTCTATGGTTCATGGAAGCGGTAGAACAGTAGGTCAGCAAATTGTTTTAAATGAAATTGTAAAAGCCGTCGGTTTTACAGGTTCTACGCAAGGGGGAATGAAACTTTTTGAATTGGCAAATCAAAGAAAAACTCCTATTCCGGTTTTTGCAGAAATGGGAAGTATTAACCCTTGTCTTATTTTACCAAGTGCAGTAAAAAACAGTGATAATATGGCTTCTTTATACGCAAGTTCAATAACAGTCGGAGTAGGGCAGTTTTGTACAAATCCCGGATTGATTCTTACAATAAAAGATGAAAATCTTGAAATATTTAAAGAAAAACTTTCAAAAGAGATAAACAAAATAGCTCCTGCAACAATGCTTTCTCACGGAATTCAAGAAGCTTATGAAAAAGGTAAAAAAGAGGCTCTTTCTCAAAAAGGAATTACCCTTTTAGGTGAGTCAAATATAAAAAATACAAAAGCAGAAGGTAGACCTACTATTGCAAGCGTTGATGCAAAAACTTTTATGGAAAATCCAAAATTACATGAAGAAATTTTCGGACCTTACTCTTTATTAGTGGAGTGTGAGGATTTAAAAGAACTTTCTTTAGTAATTGATTGTTTAGAAGGTCAGTTAACGGCAACTGTTATGGGTGAAGAGACAGAAATGATTAAATACAAAGAGGTTATTTCCTCTTTAGAAAACAGATGCGGAAGAATCCTTTTTAACGGTGTTCCAACAGGTGTTGAAGTTTGTCATTCAATGCAACATGGAGGTCCTTTCCCTGCTGCTACTGATTCAAGATTTACTTCTGTGGGTACAGGTGCGATTAGAAGATTCGTAAGACCTGTTTGTTTCCAAGATTGTCCTAATTCTTTACTTCCTAATGAATTAAAAGATGAAAATCCTTTAAAAATCTTAAGAATCGTAAATGAAAAATATACAAGAGAGTCCTTATGA
- a CDS encoding dihydrodipicolinate synthase family protein has protein sequence MPAVFTWLKESESGALEIDFDETKRQAEYVLKAQGKGGSRMGGLVASGTLGENSYLSNEQRLSLLESLSKVAKKYNVPLISGASAETKEEIAIIIEGLAKVGVDTVMVMPPKTKEAPCDEDMYAYYALAATAAKKAGVTILPYNNPDAAGYHAISTNTLIKLAALPEIVALKISTIDVSIIETLLLVDKDLKILAGVDNVTVYAGLAGACGGITGVGTIFPKASITMQEYVLKGEWDQALKVSQAMNSISYLDGQPLLMEYLKFAMGLHHNDADGGLRTLGKKLTPEQIEDVRARYILAKERIEGLGLLD, from the coding sequence ATGCCAGCCGTATTTACATGGCTAAAAGAGTCAGAATCAGGAGCCCTTGAAATTGATTTTGATGAAACAAAAAGACAGGCTGAATATGTTTTAAAAGCTCAAGGAAAGGGCGGAAGCAGAATGGGAGGACTTGTTGCCTCTGGTACTTTAGGTGAAAATAGTTATTTAAGCAACGAACAAAGACTTTCTTTACTTGAATCACTTTCTAAAGTTGCTAAGAAATACAATGTGCCATTGATCAGTGGAGCTTCGGCAGAAACTAAAGAAGAGATTGCAATAATCATTGAAGGACTAGCAAAGGTTGGTGTGGATACTGTTATGGTAATGCCTCCAAAAACTAAAGAAGCTCCTTGCGATGAAGATATGTATGCGTACTATGCTCTTGCTGCAACAGCTGCAAAAAAGGCAGGGGTAACAATTCTGCCTTATAATAATCCTGATGCAGCCGGATATCATGCAATCTCAACAAATACTCTTATTAAACTTGCAGCTCTACCTGAAATAGTGGCTCTTAAAATATCGACTATAGATGTTTCTATTATTGAAACATTATTGTTAGTGGACAAAGATTTAAAAATTTTGGCAGGTGTTGATAATGTAACTGTATATGCCGGACTTGCCGGAGCATGCGGTGGAATTACAGGTGTAGGTACTATCTTCCCCAAAGCTAGTATTACTATGCAGGAGTATGTTTTAAAAGGTGAATGGGACCAGGCTCTAAAAGTTTCTCAGGCGATGAACTCCATTTCATATCTTGATGGTCAGCCGCTTCTTATGGAATATCTTAAGTTTGCAATGGGACTTCATCATAATGATGCTGATGGAGGACTTCGTACTCTTGGTAAGAAATTAACTCCTGAGCAAATTGAAGATGTTCGAGCAAGATACATTCTAGCAAAAGAAAGAATAGAAGGCTTGGGGTTATTAGATTAA
- a CDS encoding DMT family transporter, whose translation MENQVKNQKKAYIYALISVFLWSTVASVFKISLETLSVSQLVFFAILTSTVALFTIVVAKNLLNEVLQHFKKNFKYILLLGFINPFLQYITLFKAYDLLPVQEAQTINFTWALMLTYLSIPLLGHKLKKEDVIAGLICYFGVLIIATKGNPFSLEFTNIYGVILALLTTVFWSLYWIFNTKIEVNPVVGLFSNFLISLPFVLIYFIYVGEYTVNDIKGVAGAIYVGLFEMSITFMFWLNAMKLTYSTSKIANLIFIAPFLSLIFIYLFVGEKILLATLLGLVLIVLGLLIQQSKNLKKRFRR comes from the coding sequence ATGGAAAATCAAGTAAAAAATCAAAAAAAAGCCTATATATATGCGCTTATATCGGTGTTTTTATGGTCTACTGTGGCAAGTGTTTTTAAAATTAGTTTAGAAACATTAAGTGTATCTCAATTAGTTTTTTTTGCAATTTTAACTTCTACTGTTGCACTTTTTACAATTGTAGTTGCAAAAAATCTTTTAAATGAAGTCCTTCAACACTTCAAAAAAAATTTTAAATATATACTTCTATTAGGATTTATAAATCCTTTTTTGCAATATATAACACTTTTTAAAGCATATGATTTGCTTCCCGTGCAAGAGGCTCAAACTATAAATTTCACTTGGGCGTTAATGCTCACTTATCTTTCAATTCCTCTTCTTGGGCATAAATTAAAAAAAGAGGATGTTATAGCAGGATTGATTTGTTATTTCGGAGTTTTGATAATTGCAACCAAAGGCAATCCTTTCTCTTTGGAGTTTACTAATATTTACGGCGTAATATTAGCTCTTCTTACTACAGTTTTTTGGTCTTTATATTGGATATTTAATACTAAAATAGAAGTAAATCCCGTAGTAGGACTTTTTTCAAACTTTTTAATCTCTTTGCCTTTTGTCTTAATATATTTTATATATGTAGGAGAATATACGGTAAATGATATAAAAGGTGTTGCCGGTGCCATTTATGTCGGATTATTTGAAATGAGTATAACTTTTATGTTTTGGCTCAATGCTATGAAACTGACCTACTCTACTTCAAAAATTGCAAACTTAATTTTTATTGCTCCTTTTTTATCTCTTATCTTTATATATCTATTTGTGGGAGAGAAAATATTGTTAGCAACACTTTTAGGTCTTGTTTTGATTGTTTTAGGACTTTTAATACAACAAAGTAAAAATTTAAAGAAGAGATTTAGAAGATAG
- a CDS encoding rhodanese-like domain-containing protein → MLKKSKYIILGSLFFASTLAASEFNLRSSGVDIKYDDQTVTIKRMHDEECKTINGADPKNIWSGNYAKEGLPEKCVKKFVTTVGKITPMKINDKIETIGELEVIKFIKESQTDKNKLLIDARLPDWFLQMSIPTAENIPFPYFNKDKYPDDFYDVLDMIGVKELSEGKYDFTNAKELLLFCNGPWCPQSTLAIKNLIKIGFPQEKIKWYRGGMYSWKMLNLTTVSE, encoded by the coding sequence ATGCTGAAAAAAAGTAAATATATAATACTTGGTTCACTCTTCTTTGCTTCAACTTTAGCTGCGAGTGAATTTAATCTACGAAGTAGCGGTGTAGATATAAAATACGACGATCAAACTGTTACTATTAAAAGGATGCATGATGAAGAGTGTAAAACGATAAATGGTGCAGATCCCAAAAATATCTGGTCAGGGAATTATGCAAAAGAAGGACTTCCCGAAAAATGTGTTAAAAAATTTGTAACAACAGTAGGGAAAATAACTCCTATGAAAATCAATGATAAAATTGAAACTATAGGAGAACTTGAGGTTATTAAATTTATAAAAGAGTCTCAAACAGATAAGAATAAACTTCTTATTGATGCAAGACTTCCTGATTGGTTTTTACAAATGAGTATACCAACAGCTGAAAATATACCTTTTCCTTATTTTAATAAAGACAAATACCCTGATGATTTCTATGACGTTTTAGATATGATCGGAGTAAAAGAGCTTAGTGAAGGGAAATATGACTTTACAAATGCAAAAGAGTTATTGCTGTTTTGTAACGGACCTTGGTGCCCTCAATCTACTCTTGCTATTAAAAACTTAATAAAAATCGGTTTTCCTCAAGAAAAGATCAAATGGTACAGAGGTGGAATGTACTCTTGGAAAATGTTAAATTTAACTACGGTTTCTGAATAA
- a CDS encoding HD-GYP domain-containing protein, whose translation MDKKKEILFNLNNFLLAMSTALDEVEKEVYKVSCFHSKRVAYLALKLAKEFNFEKEGLSDICSFALLHNIGLKKSLKKGEEYCLLGEEYSTKFPFLTDEKNIIKYHCEYYDGSGIFGLKGDEIPLFSQFLAFADTLDTKFDLSKKDINNRKEILEFVKKSENTLFSTDMVECFFEFSEVESFWLDLQNEQELLTYIFSSLFDFSIPLKFEDVLSLSSIFHELIDNNSNLISNCSKMADFYNFDHKDKQTFLIAASLANIGKFFIPSKILEKKDTLELNEYTQIKAYPYYTKKVLSNIIGFSDINNWASTIQEFIDKSGYPFCLEGKDLSLKNRLLTTTNIYTSLITKKTYRAAFSKEEAFKIMDKLSNDKRVDKSIVEDLKSVFS comes from the coding sequence ATGGACAAGAAAAAAGAGATACTTTTTAATTTAAATAATTTTTTATTAGCAATGTCGACTGCTTTAGATGAAGTAGAAAAAGAGGTTTACAAAGTCTCTTGCTTTCACTCTAAAAGAGTTGCTTATCTTGCACTGAAATTGGCAAAAGAGTTTAATTTTGAAAAAGAGGGACTTTCTGATATTTGCTCTTTTGCTCTTTTACATAATATAGGATTAAAAAAGAGTCTAAAAAAAGGGGAAGAGTACTGCTTGTTAGGGGAAGAGTATTCAACTAAATTTCCTTTTTTAACTGATGAAAAAAATATTATAAAATACCACTGCGAATATTATGACGGAAGCGGTATTTTTGGTTTGAAAGGTGATGAAATTCCTCTTTTTTCACAATTTTTGGCTTTTGCAGATACTCTTGATACAAAATTTGATTTATCAAAAAAAGATATAAATAACAGAAAAGAGATTTTAGAATTTGTCAAAAAAAGTGAAAATACTCTTTTTTCAACAGATATGGTTGAGTGTTTTTTTGAATTTAGCGAAGTTGAAAGTTTCTGGCTTGATTTACAAAATGAACAAGAGCTGTTAACTTATATTTTTTCTTCTTTATTTGATTTCTCTATTCCATTAAAATTTGAAGATGTTTTATCTCTCTCTTCTATTTTTCATGAATTAATCGATAACAATAGTAATCTAATATCAAACTGCTCTAAAATGGCAGATTTTTATAATTTTGACCACAAAGACAAACAGACATTTTTAATTGCCGCAAGTTTGGCAAATATAGGCAAATTTTTTATTCCAAGCAAGATTTTAGAAAAAAAAGATACATTAGAACTAAATGAATATACTCAAATTAAGGCTTATCCTTATTATACAAAAAAAGTTTTATCAAATATCATTGGCTTTAGCGATATAAATAATTGGGCAAGTACTATTCAAGAATTTATCGATAAAAGCGGCTATCCTTTTTGTTTGGAGGGTAAAGATTTAAGTCTAAAAAACAGATTATTGACTACTACAAATATCTATACCTCTTTAATAACAAAAAAAACATACAGAGCAGCTTTTTCAAAAGAAGAGGCTTTTAAAATAATGGATAAACTTTCAAATGATAAAAGAGTAGATAAATCAATAGTTGAGGATTTAAAAAGTGTTTTTAGTTAA
- a CDS encoding MBL fold metallo-hydrolase: protein MKRILFSLLLVNISLFGFDYHLKPQKVNDTTWCFLGKLEAPSKHNGGFMSNHCYVNTGKHYVLIDAGGTYEIAKQAYEQMQKIADLPVSTVILTHEHDDHWLGASFHKEKFNAKLVGVASINKNYDKNSKTRMFRMLSADAIKNTKIVKVEQEISEPTTLKIDDTSFQIIPVGVKAHASEDLFVYVPKNKTLFSSDIVMNGRITSNRDGSVIGQLKAVKMLEKMDFKNLVPGHGFDTSKNAMNETKQYFTLLKQRVLEAIENEVSAQDITKVVKMEEFKNKALYDELNSRNVFDAFNELEFYEEEE from the coding sequence ATGAAGAGAATATTATTTTCATTGTTGTTAGTGAATATAAGCCTTTTTGGATTTGATTACCATTTAAAACCGCAAAAGGTAAATGATACGACTTGGTGTTTTTTAGGCAAACTTGAAGCTCCGTCAAAACATAATGGAGGTTTTATGTCAAATCACTGTTATGTAAACACAGGAAAACATTATGTTTTAATCGATGCAGGAGGAACTTATGAAATAGCAAAACAAGCCTATGAACAGATGCAGAAAATTGCAGATTTACCTGTTTCTACTGTTATATTAACCCATGAACATGATGACCACTGGTTAGGAGCCTCTTTTCATAAAGAAAAATTTAATGCAAAACTTGTCGGAGTTGCTTCAATAAATAAAAATTATGATAAAAATTCAAAAACAAGAATGTTTAGAATGCTTTCAGCCGATGCGATAAAAAATACGAAAATAGTAAAAGTAGAACAAGAAATATCTGAACCTACGACACTAAAAATCGATGATACTTCATTTCAGATTATACCTGTAGGAGTCAAAGCTCACGCAAGTGAAGATTTGTTTGTTTATGTTCCTAAAAATAAAACACTCTTTTCAAGTGATATTGTAATGAATGGAAGAATTACCTCAAATAGAGACGGTTCCGTAATAGGTCAGCTAAAAGCCGTAAAAATGCTTGAAAAAATGGATTTTAAAAACCTTGTACCAGGACACGGTTTTGATACGAGTAAAAATGCTATGAATGAGACTAAACAATATTTTACGCTGCTTAAACAAAGAGTTTTAGAGGCTATTGAAAATGAAGTCTCTGCACAAGATATTACAAAAGTGGTAAAAATGGAAGAGTTTAAAAATAAAGCTTTATATGATGAATTAAATTCCAGAAATGTTTTTGATGCGTTTAATGAATTGGAATTTTATGAAGAAGAGGAATAA
- a CDS encoding alpha/beta hydrolase — protein sequence MQKKFFLFFMIFLLSLSLEAKKINQDQCSKLGDNFIFAGGECIEYKAYKGDSTDRIIVIVHGTWDEGTNTLGRYAPFAETMNMNTDLTTIAIALPGYSGSSTNNFESLGSKKVKNLAAHKDYVLFLGKLIKALKDKFGAKEVTYIGHSAGAMAGATLMGLEPDLIQNIALAGGRYDIHKVAKGDLISLVDVIDNVNKDAKFLFIYGTKDEISKPEVTTSFFKIAEDKGLNAKLLKVQGAVHIDLDMSDTSVEAITEMLEEE from the coding sequence ATGCAAAAAAAGTTTTTCTTATTTTTTATGATTTTTTTACTTTCTTTATCATTAGAAGCAAAAAAAATCAATCAAGACCAATGTAGTAAGTTAGGAGATAATTTTATCTTTGCAGGCGGTGAGTGTATAGAGTATAAAGCCTATAAAGGTGATTCAACTGACAGAATTATAGTTATTGTTCATGGAACTTGGGATGAGGGGACGAATACTTTAGGAAGATATGCACCTTTTGCCGAAACTATGAATATGAATACGGACTTAACTACAATTGCGATTGCCCTTCCGGGATATTCAGGTTCTTCAACAAATAATTTTGAGTCTTTGGGAAGTAAAAAAGTTAAAAATTTAGCTGCACATAAAGATTATGTACTGTTTTTAGGAAAATTAATAAAAGCTTTAAAAGATAAATTCGGTGCAAAAGAGGTTACTTATATAGGTCATAGTGCAGGTGCTATGGCAGGTGCTACTTTAATGGGATTGGAACCTGATCTAATTCAAAATATTGCCTTAGCAGGTGGAAGATATGATATTCACAAAGTAGCAAAAGGGGATTTAATCTCTTTAGTTGATGTTATTGATAATGTAAATAAAGATGCTAAATTTCTTTTTATTTACGGAACAAAAGATGAAATTTCAAAACCTGAAGTTACTACAAGTTTTTTTAAAATTGCGGAAGATAAAGGGTTAAATGCAAAGTTATTAAAAGTTCAAGGAGCAGTTCATATCGATTTGGATATGAGCGATACTTCTGTAGAAGCAATAACCGAAATGTTAGAAGAGGAGTAA
- a CDS encoding DsrE family protein, whose protein sequence is MKKFLLLTILTIFTYAQSTFSDPQPSFDEPRKVAIQLYDSDLKKVNHNLSTIYNILKEYPEESLKVAVIAYGNGVRALKKDYDKATLSRINSLMEYDVEFVVCKNTMQTMNWTEDDFIDGVSYVQAGIVELIERQIDGYVGIIAY, encoded by the coding sequence ATGAAAAAATTTTTATTGTTGACTATATTAACAATATTTACATATGCACAATCAACTTTTAGTGATCCTCAGCCTAGTTTTGACGAACCTAGAAAAGTTGCAATTCAACTTTACGATTCTGATTTGAAAAAGGTGAATCATAATTTAAGTACTATCTACAATATTTTAAAAGAGTACCCCGAAGAGAGTCTGAAAGTTGCCGTTATTGCTTACGGTAACGGTGTTAGAGCCTTAAAAAAAGATTATGATAAAGCTACTTTGTCAAGGATTAATTCATTAATGGAATATGATGTGGAGTTTGTCGTTTGTAAAAATACTATGCAGACTATGAACTGGACAGAAGATGATTTTATTGACGGAGTCTCTTATGTTCAAGCCGGAATTGTCGAGTTAATAGAGAGACAAATAGACGGATATGTGGGAATTATTGCCTACTAA
- a CDS encoding MOSC domain-containing protein: protein MSTLGKVIDTFSAKVGQSGLPRPKVQSLDLIYGYGIKDDKFAGDNLDKTVMIVGKQSYDLAKENSIELQNGSLGENILLDFDPHEFPIGTRFKIGEAVIVVMENCTICNHLAVFDDELPILLQEYRGLYCKIEKAGIVTKNSTVELVEDTKSKIAS, encoded by the coding sequence ATGAGTACATTAGGAAAAGTAATCGACACATTTAGTGCAAAAGTAGGTCAAAGCGGCTTACCCAGACCAAAAGTGCAGAGTCTGGATTTGATTTACGGATACGGTATAAAAGATGATAAATTTGCAGGAGATAATCTTGATAAAACCGTAATGATAGTAGGTAAACAAAGTTATGATTTAGCAAAAGAAAACTCAATAGAGCTGCAAAACGGTAGTTTAGGAGAAAATATACTTCTTGATTTCGATCCTCATGAATTTCCAATAGGAACAAGATTTAAAATAGGCGAGGCTGTTATTGTAGTAATGGAGAATTGTACTATTTGTAACCATTTGGCAGTTTTTGACGATGAATTGCCGATTTTACTGCAAGAGTACAGAGGTTTATATTGTAAAATAGAAAAAGCTGGTATAGTAACAAAAAATAGCACTGTAGAATTAGTTGAAGATACTAAATCTAAAATTGCTTCATAA
- a CDS encoding thioredoxin family protein: protein MIKKGLFLLFCLFFTINLYADFQEGKILFEQKCASCHKEYISFKKLKENFFERNNTLLNLTIPTENMLAWAIMDSSRKIGDPNDPEMRQVEIEEYLKSYLANPDLNNSICDQHVLKYYVKKEPMQISSEESELLAQYFMGYKQNRLKNSEEPVNVKTKDFDEKKILQKAQKEGKHIIVFATSQTCYFCKKMKKEVLSLKDVQKKIDNDYIFLEVDVDFVSLPFGLKKYFKGMTPTFFILTTSGELINTYPGAWVKDDFLQILKENL from the coding sequence ATGATAAAAAAAGGTTTATTTTTACTATTTTGTCTATTTTTTACAATAAATTTATATGCAGATTTTCAAGAGGGAAAAATATTATTTGAACAAAAGTGTGCATCTTGCCACAAAGAGTATATCTCTTTTAAAAAATTAAAAGAGAATTTTTTTGAAAGAAACAATACTCTTCTTAACCTAACAATCCCAACTGAAAATATGCTTGCATGGGCAATTATGGACAGTAGTAGAAAAATAGGCGATCCAAATGATCCTGAGATGAGACAAGTAGAGATAGAGGAGTATCTGAAATCATATTTGGCAAATCCTGATTTAAATAACAGTATTTGTGATCAGCATGTTTTAAAATATTATGTTAAAAAAGAGCCAATGCAAATAAGTAGCGAAGAATCAGAGCTTTTGGCTCAATATTTTATGGGATATAAACAAAATAGATTAAAAAACAGTGAAGAACCCGTAAATGTAAAAACAAAAGATTTTGATGAAAAGAAAATTTTACAAAAAGCTCAAAAAGAGGGCAAACATATTATTGTTTTTGCCACATCTCAAACCTGTTATTTTTGTAAAAAGATGAAAAAAGAGGTTCTCTCTTTAAAAGATGTACAAAAAAAGATTGATAATGATTATATCTTTTTAGAAGTAGATGTAGATTTTGTATCTTTGCCTTTTGGTTTGAAAAAATATTTTAAAGGTATGACTCCTACCTTTTTTATTTTAACAACAAGCGGTGAACTTATCAATACTTATCCAGGAGCATGGGTAAAAGATGACTTTTTACAAATATTGAAGGAAAATTTATAA
- the soxB gene encoding thiosulfohydrolase SoxB, producing the protein MSKLSRREFVYMMAVLGAAPVFANSHTRMTNTNKLEDYYKLKPFGNVRLMHMTDSHAQLLPVYFREPSVNLGLHSNFGKPPHIVGEKFLDYFGIKGNKRLEYALTCVNFEKHAKVMGRTGGFAQIKTVVDFLKNNFGKEKTLLLDGGDTWQGSATALYTRGKDMVGAMNLLGVDVAVGHWEFTYKAQEVLDNVKELNAEFLAQNVKVKEDALFEETDIAKQAYDQDEGYAFKPYTIKKLGNARVAIIGQAFPYTTIANPQRFIPDWTFSINDDGMQELVDEVRESEKPDAVIVLSHNGYDTDKKMAQVVTGIDFIMGGHTHDGVPEAVPVKNDGGVTYVCNAGSNGKFLNVLDLDIQNGKIKDFKFTLLPIFSDIVPEDAAMKKYIKDVRAPFLKELTREIATTENTLFRRGNFNGSWDQIICDALMDVKGADISLSPGFRWGTSVMPGQAITFDDLMTQTAMTYPETYARDISGKDIKNILEDVADNLFNPDPFFQQGGDMVRTGGISYKINPIAKMGERISDITLTKSGEKLEASKSYKVAGWSTVGAKSPGEPVWETVETYLKNVKHIANLKVDTPDIVGVKGNPGII; encoded by the coding sequence ATGAGTAAACTAAGTAGAAGAGAGTTTGTTTATATGATGGCAGTACTTGGTGCTGCTCCTGTATTTGCTAATTCACATACAAGAATGACAAATACCAATAAACTTGAAGATTATTACAAATTAAAACCGTTCGGTAATGTAAGATTAATGCATATGACTGATTCTCATGCACAACTTTTACCGGTATATTTTAGGGAGCCAAGCGTAAATTTGGGGCTTCATAGTAATTTTGGAAAACCACCTCATATTGTAGGTGAGAAATTCTTAGATTATTTTGGAATAAAAGGTAATAAAAGATTAGAATATGCACTTACTTGTGTAAATTTTGAAAAACATGCAAAAGTTATGGGTAGAACAGGTGGTTTCGCTCAAATTAAAACAGTTGTAGATTTTTTAAAAAACAATTTCGGTAAAGAAAAAACTTTATTGTTAGACGGTGGAGATACATGGCAAGGAAGTGCAACGGCTCTTTACACTAGAGGTAAAGATATGGTCGGTGCGATGAATCTTTTAGGTGTAGATGTTGCCGTAGGACACTGGGAATTTACTTATAAAGCCCAAGAGGTTTTAGATAATGTAAAAGAGTTAAATGCAGAATTTCTTGCCCAAAACGTAAAAGTAAAAGAGGATGCTCTTTTTGAAGAGACTGATATTGCAAAACAAGCATACGATCAAGATGAAGGTTATGCATTTAAACCTTATACTATTAAAAAACTAGGAAATGCAAGAGTTGCTATTATAGGACAGGCTTTCCCTTATACAACAATTGCAAATCCTCAAAGATTTATTCCTGATTGGACATTCTCAATCAATGATGACGGTATGCAAGAACTTGTTGATGAAGTTAGAGAGAGTGAAAAACCCGATGCAGTAATCGTACTTTCTCATAACGGATATGATACAGATAAAAAAATGGCACAAGTCGTAACGGGAATTGATTTTATTATGGGTGGACACACTCATGACGGTGTTCCCGAAGCTGTTCCTGTTAAAAACGACGGCGGGGTTACTTATGTTTGTAATGCCGGTTCAAACGGTAAATTCTTAAATGTTTTAGATTTAGATATTCAAAATGGAAAAATCAAAGACTTTAAATTTACACTTCTTCCGATTTTTTCTGATATTGTTCCTGAAGATGCAGCTATGAAAAAATATATTAAAGATGTTAGAGCTCCATTTTTAAAAGAACTTACAAGAGAAATCGCAACTACAGAAAATACTCTTTTTAGAAGAGGAAATTTTAACGGTTCTTGGGACCAAATTATTTGTGATGCTTTAATGGACGTAAAAGGTGCCGATATCTCTTTATCTCCGGGATTTAGATGGGGAACTTCGGTAATGCCCGGACAAGCAATTACATTTGATGATTTAATGACTCAAACGGCAATGACTTATCCTGAAACATACGCAAGAGATATCTCAGGAAAAGATATAAAAAATATCTTAGAAGATGTTGCTGATAACTTATTTAATCCGGATCCATTTTTCCAACAAGGTGGAGATATGGTAAGAACGGGAGGAATCTCTTATAAAATTAATCCTATTGCAAAAATGGGAGAGAGAATTTCAGATATTACTCTTACAAAAAGCGGAGAAAAACTTGAAGCTAGTAAATCTTACAAAGTTGCGGGTTGGTCAACAGTAGGTGCAAAATCACCGGGTGAACCTGTATGGGAAACTGTTGAAACATATCTAAAAAATGTAAAACATATTGCTAACCTTAAAGTTGATACTCCAGATATTGTCGGAGTAAAAGGTAATCCCGGAATTATCTAA